A portion of the Lolium rigidum isolate FL_2022 chromosome 1, APGP_CSIRO_Lrig_0.1, whole genome shotgun sequence genome contains these proteins:
- the LOC124650330 gene encoding uncharacterized protein LOC124650330: MLKATFEDSMKDEAIARNHSTTKEAIAVGTSAGAYRIILTHFTNPGTNPCLAIPLKDVCSTFLNIYGQDLDNDQRYIRTLHPREQKQQKVSRSLRLQTSQVFVTPLPGLGCCRSFRNTTYVRLDSVVVGEAEQPARELLDAGDGRWRSLPRTVSTIS; this comes from the exons GCCACGTTTGAGGACAGCATGAAGGACGAAGCGATCGCGAGGAATCACAGCACAACAAAGGAGGCCATAGCAGTCGGCACATCGGCCGGAGCGTACCGCATAATCCTGACCCACTTCACCAATCCCGGAACAAATCCATGTTTAGCAATCCCACTCAAGGATGT ATGCAGTACATTCCTGAATATCTATGGTCAAGATCTTGATAATGATCAGAGATACATTCGTACCTTGCATCCGAGGGAGCAGAAGCAGCAGAAGGTGTCGAGGAGTCTGCGTTTGCAGACCTCGCAGGTGTTTGTGACGCCCTTGCCGGGCCTTGGCTGCTGCCGCTCGTTCAGGAACACCACGTATGTACGTCTGGATAGCGTGGTGGTCGGCGAGGCAGAGCAGCCAGCGAGGGAGCTGCTTGATGCGGGGGACGGCCGG